The proteins below come from a single Garra rufa chromosome 3, GarRuf1.0, whole genome shotgun sequence genomic window:
- the mmp14a gene encoding matrix metalloproteinase-14a, which produces MLPKLQSLPRLLPLALASVFLVQSGSSDKEVRPETWLQQYGYLPPGDVRAQAIRSPKSIITAISAMQKFYGLTVTGTMDPATLTAMKRPRCGVPDKFGSELKSNLRKKRYVVQGLKWDKKEVTFSIQNFTPKVGEQATQEAIRKAFKVWEAVTPLTFREIPYSQINGKVEKFADIMLFFAEGFHGDSTPFDGEGGFLAHAYFPGHGIGGDTHFDAAEPWTTGNVDQGGNDVFLVAVHELGHALGLEHSGDPSAIMAPFYQWMDTENFVLPDDDRRGIQQIYGAGSSEVPQPPAPRPPTRRPDRPAFGPDICEGHFDTIAFLRGEMFVFKEKWFWRVRDGKPQQGYPMPIGHFWKGLVPSINAAYERSDGKFVFFKGDKYWVFNEAKMEEGYPKTFKELGTGLPRDKLDAAVFYTPTGNTYFFRGTKYYRFNDNSKSVDSDYPKPISVWQGVPDNIKGAFMSEDGAHTYFYKANKYWKFNNQQLKVEPGYPKSVLTDWMGCEGEEPKKRISTDEEVLIIEMDDSEGGSMGRAATIVIPLFLLACVLVTLGALLFFRRYGTPRRLLYCHRSLLDKV; this is translated from the exons ATGTTGCCGAAACTCCAGTCTTTACCGCGGCTGCTGCCGCTCGCCCTTGCCAGTGTATTTCTGGTGCAAAGCGGGAGCAGTGACAAAGAAGTCAGACCAGAG ACATGGCTCCAGCAGTATGGGTATCTTCCTCCCGGCGATGTTCGGGCTCAGGCAATCCGCTCTCCTAAATCTATCATCACCGCTATATCCGCAATGCAGAAGTTCTATGGCCTCACTGTCACCGGCACTATGGATCCAGCTACACTCAC GGCCATGAAGCGACCAAGGTGTGGAGTTCCCGATAAATTTGGCTCTGAACTGAAGAGCAACCTACGAAAAAAGCGCTATGTCGTCCAGGGCTTAAAATGGGACAAAAAAGAAGTCACTTTCAG catccAGAACTTCACTCCTAAAGTGGGTGAACAAGCCACACAAGAGGCAATCAGAAAAGCCTTCAAGGTCTGGGAAGCCGTGACGCCGCTCACGTTCCGTGAAATCCCGTACAGTCAAATCAATGGCAAGGTGGAAAAGTTTGCAGATATCATGCTTTTCTTTGCGGAAGGCTTTCATGGAGACAGCACCCCGTTCGATGGCGAGGGAGGTTTCCTGGCCCATGCGTACTTCCCAGGTCACGGTATCGGAGGTGATACCCATTTTGACGCAGCAGAGCCGTGGACAACAGGCAACGTTGACCAGGGAG GTAATGATGTGTTCCTGGTGGCAGTGCATGAATTAGGTCATGCTCTTGGCTTGGAACACTCCGGCGATCCGTCTGCCATCATGGCTCCGTTTTACCAGTGGATGGACACTGAGAACTTTGTGCTGCCTGATGATGACAGACGGGGGATCCAGCAAATATATG GTGCTGGATCTAGTGAGGTGCCCCAACCTCCAGCACCCCGGCCTCCCACTCGCAGGCCAGACCGGCCTGCCTTTGGCCCTGACATATGTGAGGGACACTTTGACACCATCGCTTTTCTCCGTGGAGAGATGTTCGTCTTCAAG GAAAAGTGGTTCTGGAGAGTTCGTGATGGCAAACCTCAGCAGGGATATCCCATGCCCATTGGACACTTCTGGAAGGGACTCGTCCCCTCAATCAACGCAGCATACGAACGCTCTGATGGAAAGTTTGTTTTCTTCAAAG gTGATAAGTACTGGGTTTTCAATGAGGCCAAAATGGAGGAAGGCTATCCAAAAACTTTCAAGGAGCTTGGCACAGGCCTTCCAAGAGACAAGCTGGACGCCGCTGTTTTCTACACACCCACCGGCAACACCTACTTCTTTAGAGGAACCAA GTATTACCGTTTCAATGACAATAGCAAATCTGTGGATTCAGATTACCCCAAACCCATCAGTGTATGGCAAGGAGTACCAGATAATATCAAAGGGGCCTTCATGAGCGAAGATGGAG CTCACACTTATTTCTACAAAGCCAATAAGTACTGGAAGTTTAACAACCAGCAGCTGAAGGTGGAGCCAGGTTACCCCAAATCGGTCCTGACTGACTGGATGGGCTGTGAAGGAGAGGAGCCCAAGAAGAGGATCAGCACAGATGAGGAAGTGCTCATCATCGAGATGGACGATTCGGAGGGCGGATCCATGGGAAGAGCCGCAACCATCGTCATCCCTCTCTTTCTTCTGGCCTGCGTGCTGGTCACTTTGGGGGCTCTGCTGTTCTTCCGGCGCTATGGCACCCCTCGACGCCTCCTCTACTGTCACCGCTCTCTGCTCGATAAGGTTTAG
- the lrp10 gene encoding low-density lipoprotein receptor-related protein 10, with protein MSVSLSFCVLGLLFLSVPCTLELAFGAGHCDHLPKLLQSRQGEIHNTAHHAWSSHPLNCSWLITSKPGERVIISFSQFDMRCGREWVSVVPLTGSPFKFCGSQLPAPFEMTGGNITVTHHFLPHFYPVTGFHLSYIKDSGPCFPGEFECYSERCLPASWRCNGRVECLGVGDELGSDEEGCDSVSSEPPVNVVCGGYLDAFYGSFTPPAQRGQQPMECVWTVDPQDSRPLKLELQQLELGPRDMITITDLPHGTGNIIKTINAVSNNKAVEVESHTGFLSLIYHMEPSVEGQGFNATYRIKDYCLPWEELCGGSMGGCYTAKQRCDGHWDCPETGLDEEGCWGCQAGHFLCGMGGSHQTGRPICFSIHERCNYQLNCADGTDERECTICQPGTFHCDSDRCVFESWRCDGQVDCKDGTDELNCTVTLPRKVITAATVGSLVCGLLLVIAMGCTCKLYSLRTREYSMFAPITRQEAELIQQQAPPSYGQLIAQGIIPPVEDFPTENPNETVSLSLRGILQLLRQDNASSLRRRRRPRFVRRAVRRLRRWGLIPRAAPRPTQTTASSSQQTEAANSSAEPSQSSPGVSSVTTEAASQSLPQKLALSQQTETQQQAEAPPPLPPSPPPPFFVQPIEITETQQTPPVPSSPSLASLFHSLGRSISRFRASPSSTSLPLSASPSFSSSSSEDEVLLIPLSDDTTSEDDVPLLT; from the exons ATGTCTGTTTCCCTTAGTTTTTGCGTTTTAGGTCTTTTGTTTTTATCAG TTCCTTGCACTTTGGAGCTGGCCTTCGGTGCTG GTCATTGTGATCATTTGCCAAAATTACTACAATCCAGACAAGGAGAGATTCATAACACTGCCCACCATGCTTGGTCTTCCCATCCACTCAACTGCAGTTGGTTGATAACCTCAAAACCCGGGGAGCGTGTCATCATCAG TTTTTCCCAGTTTGATATGAGATGCGGGCGGGAATGGGTGTCCGTGGTTCCTCTCACTGGCTCTCCATTCAAATTCTGCGGTTCCCAGCTTCCAGCACCATTTGAGATGACAGGGGGAAACATTACTGTGACACACCACTTCCTTCCTCATTTCTACCCAGTGACAGGGTTCCATCTTTCATATATTAAAG ACTCAGGTCCCTGTTTTCCAGGCGAGTTTGAATGTTACAGTGAACGTTGTCTCCCGGCATCGTGGCGCTGTAACGGACGAGTTGAATGCCTTGGCGTCGGCGATGAGCTTGGCTCTGACGAGGAAGGATGTGACAGTGTTAGCTCTGAACCACCCGTAAATGTTGTATGTGGGGGATACTTGGATGCGTTTTATGGTTCATTTACTCCCCCTGCACAAAGAGGACAACAACCGATGGAGTGTGTGTGGACAGTAGATCCCCAGGATTCACGACCACTCAAATTAGAGCTTCAGCAACTGGAGCTGGGTCCTCGAGACATGATCACAATCACAGACCTACCCCATGGGACAGGCAACATCATTAAAACA ATAAATGCTGTGTCCAATAACAAAGCAGTGGAGGTGGAGTCCCACACAGGCTTTCTCTCGCTGATTTATCATATGGAGCCTTCAGTGGAAGGGCAAGGCTTTAATGCGACCTATCGCATCAAGGATTACTGCCTTCCGTGGGAGGAGCTTTGTGGGGGATCAATGGGAGGCTGTTACACCGCAAAGCAGCGTTGTGATGGGCACTGGGACTGTCCTGAAACGGGCCTAGATGAGGAAGGATGCTGGGGCTGCCAGGCTGGGCACTTCCTCTGTGGCATGGGAGGAAGTCACCAGACGGGAAGACCAATCTGTTTCTCGATTCATGAGCGTTGCAACTACCAGCTTAATTGTGCAGATGGGACTGATGAAAGAGAATGTACCATCTGTCAACCTGGGACATTTCACTGCGACAGTGACAG GTGTGTTTTTGAGAGCTGGCGCTGTGATGGACAGGTGGACTGTAAGGACGGCACAGATGAGCTTAACTGCACTGTGACACTGCCCCGAAAAGTCATAACAGCAGCTACTGTTGGAAGCCTAGTTTGCGGACTTCTGCTAGTCATTGCAATGGGCTGCACCTGCAAGCTATACTCCCTACGCACTCGAGAGTACAG CATGTTCGCACCAATTACGCGGCAGGAGGCTGAACTGATCCAGCAGCAGGCCCCGCCCTCTTACGGTCAGCTGATTGCTCAGGGAATCATACCACCGGTGGAAGACTTCCCTACTGAGAACCCCAATGAG ACCGTCTCACTCTCCCTGAGAGGAATACTACAGCTCCTCAGGCAAGACAATGCTTCCTCTCTACGGCGAAGACGCAGACCCCGGTTTGTCCGCAGAGCTGTGCGACGCCTCCGAAGATGGGGCTTAATTCCTCGAGCCGCCCCCAGGCCGACACAGACCACCGCCTCTTCCTCCCAACAGACCGAAGCTGCTAATTCTAGCGCTGAGCCCAGTCAGTCAAGTCCTGGAGTCTCCTCAGTGACTACGGAGGCAGCCAGTCAGTCCTTGCCTCAAAAACTGGCTTTATCCCAACAGACAGAAACTCAGCAGCAAGCAGAGGCTCCTCCCCCTCTTCCCCCTTCTCCCCCACCTCCTTTTTTTGTCCAGCCAATCGAAATCACTGAAACACAACAGACCCCACCCGTCCCAAGTAGCCCTTCCCTGGCGTCTCTCTTCCACTCTTTGGGACGGAGCATTTCCCGTTTCCGAGCCTCCCCGTCCTCTACTTCTCTTCCTCTTTCCGCGTCCCCTTCTTTTTCCTCTTCTTCCTCTGAAGATGAAGTGCTGCTGATTCCTCTCTCCGATGACACAACCTCTGAAGATGATGTGCCCTTGCTTACATGA